In Thauera aromatica K172, one DNA window encodes the following:
- a CDS encoding peptidase domain-containing ABC transporter, which translates to MSRFLKTTFSDEDSTQKVFAPLRDVFRSPDLRNVLPGLALAAFLHNVLGLALPMAILQIMDRVVANQSIETLVLLVIGILACLVLEELLRAVNSLVTGWLGARFEHVASVNALSRLMRVPLRCLQREEPGVHAERVASASRVADFYSGQALLVLFDLPFVFLFLAVIHVIGGWVVIVPIVLLLAFMLVIVRFGNWLRHQVERRHVMDDRRINFLIEVLSGIHSVKTLMMEAQMLRRYERLQASNAEMSETLTFGSSMAVAIGMLFSQIMIVCVVFAAALAVLAGEMTPGGLAACMLLSVRSLQPLRRSLTVWLRYQAFSAAQARLREVAEMPCTDDHDRPDLPPVRETIELDGVHLGREGGKTLFGDLSLHVRAGECLAIRGESGSGKSSLLALINGLEIPEAGEVRIDGRRLDEFNADSVQRQVALLSQTGTLVTGSILENMTMFDPGLNEVALGIAREMGLDRVVSGMKLGYETRLGEANAETLPAGVRQLISIVRVLVHQPSVILFDEANISLDMAADQLLRDYLARRKGDCTLILVTHRPSLISLADRVLTLSAGRLAEAGTGSSGEPAVPGAHSATIERPVHVDQLEVIVRQHYRNESDLSVCLLPLLRAIGWQGSGRELAEAMPHMLSSLDLSGLCSAMANLDLLPRHFSSSLATLDHRLYPCLFIPPDGSAKVVLERLDDGRLRCFDGGGGCEEVIEAGSERGEAYVFRPAEHPDRVRRDGSWFLGLAYRFRRHIALAFILTVFSTLLALAAPLFVKSMYDHVLPTGDVVMLAYLLGGVAIALTLDFLLRRLKSRVIAHVGGRTEYILGTSLFQRIVALPSSSTESASVNRQVSRLRNFESLRDFFVGPLTTIAFDFPANLIIIAVLALLNPWVLGVIIGAALAYLLLALGTQHLSERSSTRATQATTARWEFLNETIAQMRVIRGAGARDVWIERYRELSAKAAMASFRSHQVQARISGGAQMLNMITGLAALSVSAVGTINGSITGGVMIATMMLVWRITGPIQNFFLAATSLAQIRRSATQIERLMRLPGERDGGVRQTIRPPFEGALAFSRVSFRYASDADPALLGVSFTIAPKAVVVITGSNGSGKSTLLKLVARSFTPQAGSIRLDNLDIRQLPVNDLRSRLSYMPQNCDLFYGTVAQNLRLAHPAATDAEIRWALGMAGLTEDVEALPEGIETRISNSRSEQLPNGFRQRLALARTVLKPASVVMLDEPGNGLDTAGEEALLHCIEWLRGRCTLLMVSHRPSHMRLADTVIYMENGALGAIGPFDRIKDRLALGIRK; encoded by the coding sequence ATGTCGCGTTTCCTCAAGACTACATTTTCCGACGAAGACAGTACCCAGAAAGTCTTCGCTCCCCTGCGCGACGTATTCCGCTCTCCCGACCTGCGCAATGTCCTGCCCGGGCTGGCGCTGGCTGCCTTCCTGCACAATGTCCTCGGCCTGGCGTTGCCGATGGCCATCCTGCAGATCATGGACCGGGTGGTGGCCAACCAGTCCATTGAGACGCTGGTCCTGCTTGTGATCGGAATCCTCGCCTGCCTCGTCCTGGAAGAACTGCTGCGCGCCGTCAATAGCCTGGTGACCGGCTGGCTGGGGGCCCGTTTCGAGCATGTGGCCAGCGTCAATGCTCTCAGCCGGCTGATGCGCGTACCGCTGCGCTGCCTGCAGCGCGAGGAGCCCGGTGTGCATGCGGAGCGCGTCGCTTCGGCAAGCAGGGTGGCCGACTTCTATTCCGGTCAGGCGTTGCTGGTGCTGTTCGACCTGCCCTTCGTCTTCCTTTTCCTTGCTGTCATCCACGTTATCGGCGGTTGGGTGGTGATCGTTCCCATCGTCCTGCTGCTCGCCTTCATGCTTGTGATCGTCCGCTTCGGCAACTGGCTCAGGCACCAGGTCGAGCGCCGGCACGTCATGGACGATCGGCGGATCAATTTCCTGATCGAAGTGCTGTCCGGCATTCATTCGGTGAAGACGTTGATGATGGAGGCGCAGATGCTGCGCCGCTACGAGCGCCTGCAGGCGAGCAACGCCGAAATGAGCGAGACACTGACCTTCGGCAGTTCGATGGCGGTTGCGATCGGGATGCTGTTCTCGCAGATCATGATTGTCTGCGTCGTCTTTGCCGCCGCCCTGGCGGTGCTTGCCGGTGAGATGACGCCGGGCGGGCTGGCCGCCTGCATGCTGCTCTCGGTGCGCTCGCTGCAGCCCCTGCGCCGCAGCCTCACCGTGTGGCTTCGCTACCAGGCCTTTTCGGCTGCGCAGGCGCGCCTGCGGGAGGTGGCCGAAATGCCCTGCACCGACGACCACGACCGGCCGGATCTGCCGCCGGTCCGGGAAACGATCGAGCTTGACGGTGTGCATCTCGGGCGCGAGGGGGGCAAGACCCTGTTCGGCGATCTGTCGTTGCACGTGCGCGCCGGCGAGTGCTTGGCCATCCGCGGCGAGAGCGGTTCGGGCAAGAGCAGCCTGCTGGCCCTGATCAACGGACTGGAGATCCCGGAGGCGGGCGAGGTGCGCATCGATGGGCGCCGGCTCGATGAGTTCAACGCCGACAGCGTTCAGCGCCAGGTCGCGCTGCTGTCGCAGACCGGCACCCTGGTCACCGGCAGCATTCTCGAGAACATGACGATGTTCGATCCCGGCCTGAACGAAGTGGCCCTCGGCATCGCCCGGGAAATGGGGCTCGACCGCGTCGTTTCCGGCATGAAGCTGGGCTACGAGACGCGACTCGGCGAAGCCAATGCCGAGACGCTGCCTGCCGGTGTGCGGCAGCTCATTTCGATCGTCCGCGTCCTCGTCCACCAGCCGAGCGTGATCCTTTTCGACGAGGCCAACATTTCGCTCGACATGGCCGCCGACCAGTTGCTGCGTGATTACCTCGCCAGGCGCAAGGGGGACTGCACGCTGATCCTGGTCACGCACCGTCCATCGCTGATCTCGCTGGCAGACCGCGTGCTGACCCTGAGCGCTGGCCGGCTGGCCGAGGCCGGCACGGGTAGCAGCGGCGAACCGGCCGTTCCGGGGGCGCATTCCGCCACCATCGAACGGCCGGTGCACGTTGACCAGCTGGAAGTGATCGTGCGCCAGCATTACCGGAACGAGTCCGACCTTTCCGTTTGCCTGCTTCCCTTGCTCCGGGCCATCGGCTGGCAGGGAAGCGGCCGCGAGTTGGCTGAAGCAATGCCGCATATGCTGTCGTCCCTCGATCTCTCGGGGTTGTGCAGCGCGATGGCCAACCTTGACCTCCTGCCGCGGCATTTCTCCTCCAGCCTCGCCACGCTCGATCACCGGCTCTATCCCTGCCTGTTCATTCCCCCCGACGGGTCGGCCAAGGTCGTTCTCGAACGACTGGACGACGGTCGCCTGCGTTGCTTCGACGGTGGCGGCGGGTGTGAGGAAGTGATCGAGGCCGGCAGTGAGCGGGGAGAAGCCTATGTGTTCCGCCCGGCCGAACATCCCGACCGTGTACGCCGGGATGGCTCCTGGTTCCTGGGACTGGCGTACCGCTTTCGCCGGCACATCGCGCTCGCGTTCATCCTGACGGTCTTCAGCACGCTGCTGGCGCTGGCTGCGCCGCTCTTCGTCAAATCGATGTACGACCACGTCCTGCCCACTGGCGACGTGGTCATGCTGGCCTATCTGCTCGGGGGCGTGGCCATCGCGCTGACGCTCGATTTCCTGCTGCGCCGCCTGAAAAGCCGGGTTATCGCCCATGTCGGCGGGCGTACCGAGTACATTCTGGGCACGTCACTGTTCCAGCGCATCGTTGCCTTGCCGTCTTCGTCAACGGAGAGCGCTTCGGTAAACCGTCAGGTTAGCCGCCTGCGCAATTTCGAGAGTCTGCGCGATTTCTTCGTTGGCCCGCTGACCACCATCGCCTTCGATTTTCCGGCCAATCTGATCATCATCGCCGTGCTGGCCCTGCTCAACCCCTGGGTGCTGGGGGTGATCATCGGTGCTGCGCTGGCCTATCTGCTACTGGCGCTGGGAACGCAGCATCTGAGCGAGCGCAGTTCCACGCGGGCAACGCAGGCAACCACGGCTCGCTGGGAATTCCTCAATGAAACGATTGCCCAGATGCGCGTCATCCGCGGAGCAGGGGCTCGTGACGTCTGGATCGAACGCTACCGCGAGCTTAGTGCGAAGGCTGCGATGGCCAGCTTTCGCAGCCACCAGGTGCAGGCCCGCATCAGCGGGGGCGCGCAGATGCTGAACATGATCACCGGCCTGGCAGCGCTGTCGGTTTCGGCGGTCGGCACCATCAACGGCAGCATCACCGGCGGCGTCATGATCGCCACCATGATGCTCGTCTGGCGTATCACCGGGCCGATCCAGAATTTCTTCCTTGCTGCGACGTCGCTGGCGCAGATCCGTCGCAGCGCGACTCAGATCGAGCGCCTGATGCGTCTGCCGGGGGAGCGCGACGGCGGCGTGCGGCAGACCATCCGGCCGCCGTTCGAGGGGGCGCTTGCCTTTTCGCGCGTTTCCTTCCGCTATGCCAGCGATGCCGATCCGGCGCTGCTGGGCGTCAGTTTCACCATCGCACCGAAAGCGGTAGTGGTGATCACCGGCTCGAACGGTTCCGGAAAGTCGACTCTGCTCAAGCTCGTTGCGCGGAGCTTCACTCCGCAGGCGGGCTCCATCCGCCTCGACAATCTCGATATCCGCCAGTTGCCGGTCAACGACCTGCGCTCCCGCCTGAGCTACATGCCGCAAAACTGCGACCTGTTCTACGGGACGGTGGCGCAGAACCTGCGCCTGGCGCACCCGGCGGCGACCGACGCGGAAATCCGCTGGGCGCTGGGAATGGCCGGCCTCACCGAGGATGTCGAAGCCTTGCCGGAGGGGATCGAGACGCGCATCTCCAACAGCCGCTCCGAACAGCTGCCGAACGGTTTCCGGCAGCGCCTGGCGCTGGCGCGAACGGTGCTGAAGCCGGCTTCGGTGGTCATGCTCGATGAGCCGGGCAATGGCCTCGATACCGCCGGCGAGGAGGCCTTGCTGCACTGCATCGAATGGCTCCGCGGGCGCTGCACGCTGCTCATGGTCTCTCACCGCCCGAGCCACATGCGCCTGGCAGACACGGTCATTTATATGGAGAACGGTGCGCTTGGCGCCATCGGGCCGTTCGATCGCATCAAGGACAGGCTCGCGCTGGGGATACGCAAATGA
- a CDS encoding LuxR C-terminal-related transcriptional regulator produces MRFVDRVSPQDEPCLFAGSVPSTGLPKLSARQQQILELLRAGKVNKEIANELGIGLGTVKQHVVALFKKLGVHNRTMAVSREIAARAPETHKVSSLVAGEGLLERRPCIVLSVVLPETATASAGRLLHQTLASYAFDHDALFLARRGHAGDLIFGIQSPGEHDLFLVLRAGHLLADTLAAHDSSLRDALRGGLTAGLAIASMNRLGGWSGEAIATPAIAEARESAIAATPGMLRLGTSVRELLQALSACGTVFATPEMPFSGLDRLPCCTETSWEPPLGRDEELTFLETRLAASPDKGRLILVEGETGMGKSHLCRHLASRGAVLRWSVRHFTSQPDSGGARVYELSSGAPVEVDTILAALTRRADDAVRLLIIDDCHLLPGDVIARLAAAADAACGVVMLLAGRRFPEALSSQAERLRLGRMSQEAIEALVERELAARGMPSGQVATIARIATGVPLFARQLAARKTTSALPLSLRFVIGSRLDNLGLDRLLLRSVALSDAPVEPAALAAAMGDTVQRAEAAAGLAVASGVIRRDEAGRLSFAHPLLRQAVIEAQVE; encoded by the coding sequence ATGCGCTTTGTGGATCGAGTCTCGCCACAGGATGAACCGTGCCTGTTCGCCGGCAGCGTTCCGTCCACGGGATTGCCGAAGCTGTCTGCCCGCCAGCAGCAGATTCTCGAATTGCTGCGGGCGGGCAAGGTCAATAAGGAAATTGCCAATGAACTCGGTATCGGCTTGGGGACCGTAAAGCAGCATGTCGTTGCATTGTTCAAGAAATTGGGCGTCCACAACCGGACAATGGCAGTTTCACGCGAAATCGCTGCCCGTGCGCCGGAGACGCACAAGGTTTCCAGCCTAGTCGCAGGCGAGGGCCTTCTCGAACGCCGTCCCTGCATTGTCCTCAGCGTCGTGCTGCCGGAAACGGCGACGGCCTCTGCCGGCCGGCTGCTGCATCAGACCCTGGCCAGCTACGCATTCGATCACGATGCGCTGTTCCTGGCTCGGCGAGGCCATGCCGGCGATCTGATCTTCGGCATCCAGTCGCCCGGCGAGCACGATCTTTTTCTCGTCCTGCGCGCCGGCCATCTGCTGGCGGATACGCTGGCGGCACACGATTCTTCGTTGCGGGATGCCTTGCGTGGCGGCCTCACCGCCGGCCTAGCGATTGCCAGCATGAACCGGCTCGGCGGCTGGTCGGGCGAGGCCATCGCCACGCCTGCGATCGCCGAGGCCCGTGAGTCGGCGATCGCAGCCACGCCGGGAATGCTCCGGCTGGGTACTTCCGTGAGGGAACTGCTGCAGGCACTGAGCGCCTGTGGAACGGTGTTCGCCACACCGGAAATGCCCTTTTCCGGACTGGACCGCCTGCCCTGCTGCACCGAAACGTCCTGGGAGCCGCCGCTCGGCCGTGACGAGGAACTGACCTTTCTGGAGACCAGGTTGGCGGCCAGCCCGGACAAGGGGCGGCTCATCCTGGTGGAAGGCGAAACGGGGATGGGCAAGTCTCACCTCTGCCGCCATCTGGCCAGCCGGGGTGCGGTATTGCGGTGGTCGGTGCGCCACTTCACCAGCCAGCCCGACAGTGGCGGCGCCCGTGTCTACGAACTGTCTTCTGGCGCGCCAGTGGAAGTCGACACCATTCTCGCGGCGTTGACGCGGCGGGCCGATGATGCAGTGCGGCTACTCATCATCGACGACTGCCATCTGCTGCCGGGTGACGTCATTGCCCGGCTGGCGGCCGCAGCGGACGCGGCTTGCGGGGTGGTGATGCTGCTTGCCGGCCGGCGTTTTCCGGAAGCCCTGTCGTCGCAAGCCGAGAGGCTGCGTCTCGGGCGTATGTCGCAGGAAGCCATCGAAGCCCTGGTGGAGCGCGAGCTTGCGGCACGGGGCATGCCATCGGGGCAGGTCGCCACCATTGCCCGCATCGCTACCGGCGTGCCGCTGTTTGCCCGTCAGCTTGCCGCCCGGAAAACCACTTCGGCCTTGCCCCTGTCGCTGCGTTTCGTGATCGGCTCGCGCCTCGACAACCTCGGCCTTGACCGTCTCCTGCTGCGCAGCGTGGCCCTTTCCGATGCGCCGGTGGAGCCGGCGGCCCTGGCTGCTGCGATGGGCGACACCGTGCAGCGCGCGGAAGCCGCCGCCGGCCTGGCTGTGGCGAGCGGGGTCATCCGGCGCGACGAAGCCGGCCGTCTGAGCTTCGCGCATCCGCTGTTGCGCCAGGCCGTCATCGAAGCACAAGTAGAGTGA